GACTTTGAATGCCACAAACGAACGTATATACtgggtttttattttataaatgtaaaatacaaaaaaaaaaagctaaTACGTCATagttataaaaaaatgataatattatataatcattataaatttatatttcttaTGTAATATGTCATTATATATTTGAtagaaataattaattagtaaataaattaaaattattttaaactaGAATATAATTAAAGGGTAAAAAAATATGATAAGGGTTAAATATATTACAGATGAAAGAATATTAACTACTCAATATTTATTGAGTGacaatataaaaaaacaaaaaagcacTTAGCTCCAATGATagtaaatgataaaaaaaacataaagcaAATAGTAATAAAGATAGTTTGGAGCATCTTTAAAGCTTATTACTATTGACTTTTTATAAATGAGCATTTATTTCTATTGGAGCATGCTATTTTTTTGCTTATTTTTATTCATCACTCATTATATATTGAGTGGTCAATATAGTTTAACCTCTTGTATATTTTACCCCCTTATATtctattaatattttaatttactctttattatattttagttttcaatttatttatttatttagtagtTAATTTGATTTGTCactttatataatttatatgtgaAATATTTTGTGACATTTTATGAACTTTTAGAGGTATTATAAAAATACGTTTAATAAAATGTGTGTTTAAAAATGACTAACTAAATGGAAAGGGTTGGCTAAAAAGCTAAAAAGGTTAACCATTTATTTAGAGGTTAAAGTTAATAGAATAATGAGGTGACATTAATTTTAAGCTATGACATACCTCAATCATTGGAGATACTTTAGTTATCGAGGAAATAAGCTTCCATTTTGCAATAATAGTTTAGTTATCGAGGAAATCTTGAAAATAGTTTTCTTATTGCGGAAATATATTTgtaacataaatataaatatagtaTACGacttcattttctctttttacaaaattggtccttatctttctctctctctctctctctctgtatatgcTTTTCACAAACAAATAATGTTTCTTGGTTTCCAATGATCATAATAACTTACACACTTTCAACCTCAATAACATCCAACTAAATCTCATTCTCATTATATTAattattttcatatatttattaGTTCAAACTAATATTTCTCCAACCAAAATATATTCTCTTAGTGTACACAATACATACTCAATTCCAAGGATAAaccattcaaaacatcatttacaCAACATTTACgcaaatattatatataaaaatggtaagtagcaagaaatagcaacaaactttatTCTTTTTACTAATATAGGCAACATTCTTTACTTTTTTCCcataatagcaatctactttcattTCCTAACCCATAAGGGCCATAACAAcatatattaatgttttttttatttttttaattttttttactgaTAATAACAATATACAACACATAATAGCAAATATATTGGTAACGTAATGTAAGTATGTTATTAAAAAAAGGTTGTGAATATCGGTAATGAGAGTAAATTATGTtacaattataaaaaaaaaaagtcaattttTTTATCATATGTAAACCAAATCAAACTAAAGTCATTATTTAAGACAATATTTGAACAACAAATTGATAAGATACTTGGTTTGTTGTATTGAAGAGTTAGATATATAAACCGTTTAAGAAACATAATTCATTCAAATCCTTACAATTTTTTGAGCAAAcaaacaagaaaatttgctcTTTTTTATACAAATATGAGACTTGCGAGTTGCACATTGTTTGTTCTCCATTTTTTTAATGCTTAAATAAAAAgcaatttcattttctttttttaaacttTATCATCATGGAACCACCATCTAGTCTCTTTAGGAGATCTACCATTTCTACAGTTCTTCACATAGCGATCATTATCTTCAGGGCGTTCCTGCAAccacaagggtaaaatggtcatttactcacgTTAAACAAACTTTGTGTATACATCGTATAATGTAATTTGAAAGAATGACTTAGGATTTCCCCATATTGCATTGGGGTGTGTGCTAACTGGGTTTGTTTGTAAATTTTTtaaatagaagggtaaaatggtcatttactcacaATCAGAGAGTTtatacgaaaaaaaaaaaaaaaaaaaaaagaaacaaacaaaCTTTGTGTGTAGATACAAAAGCATAATTTGAAAATTCGGTGTTTGTTTCTTTTCAAATGGGATGTGATAATTGGGTATGTTTGTATTTGTTTTTGAatagaaagggtaaaatggtcatttactcacaTTCAAATAGTTCATTCGGAAAACAAAAGAAAGAGGCTTTTAGTACAATTCACTATAGCATATCATATTTCTATTTCAAGATGTTCAAGGAAATTGTAATATTTCCTTATTTAGCAAGTTTTAAAATCAAATCTATTTATACATTACAACATAATATTGTCATGAAGGGTTTTTTGGACTTTTGTCTTTTTAGCAttaaatgaaaaacaaaaatcttCCAATTACATCATTTTACTTTAGAAAATCCACCCAATTAAGTAGATTTTCAAAGTACAACATcttaatatgaaaaataaaaattgaaagtagaaaaaaaaatgaaagtaacatgaaataaattataataaataaataaataaatgttaagAGAGAATAAAACCTTGGCTGGTGAACTTGATAGCATGGAGAGAATGCTGATGCAGATAGAACCAACAGTCATGGCTGGTGACCATGAATCATATAGAATATCTACAAAACAAATAAACcgataaaaaatatttataattcaaaaataaaaatataaactttTCAAGAATATAGAAAAAGAAGAGCTTATGAAAGTTTACATACCTAAACAAATATGGCCATTGCTGTAGATGTGAGGATGAAGAGGAGCAGGATGCAAAAATATCACCTGAGTCATTTCATCGAACAGATTGTAAGCAAGAATTGAAAAGGCATGATGAATTGATGATAAAGATACTTAGAATATAGAAATTGaattcattgtttaatgtttatcCACCTGAGGTGCTTCCATGGGATAATTCTCGGGAAAATCAACTTGGAGTTGGTATTTTTCATTAGCATAGATAGTTCCTTGAGCTCCGTACACTTCAATCACCCACCTGTAAACAACGAATGTAACAAAAACATCATGATTCATTCAGAATTTTCACGAATTGTATGAGGCGTCATAAGATTTGGAGTATCTGAATTTCAGAAAACCCTAGATTGGAAAGGACTGAAGTGATTTAATCTCAGAAGAGGGAGATCAGTATTCTCTTTGATCTCGTTTTGAGAAATTCTAATTGGGGAAAACGGTGAAATTGGAAATAGATAGAACGAAATAAACagaatttgagaatgaaaattTGAGAAACCGTTGAAGATTGTCGGTGACTTTGTGTGTAAATCCAGAGGGAGGATTGATCTGCCACTCCGTCAGCTCCTTTTGAAGTCTGTTGGTAGCAATTTTGCTTAGAACCTAATCAATCGACATCAAACTACTCAAAAGATGATGATAATCAACAGATATACACGCAATCAATCGAAATCGAAGTGTTCGAAAAATTAATCAAGGCGTATAGACAAAggtatatgtatgtatacataCGAATAGTAATAGAGATGTATACATAGAGAGGGAGGAGGAGATACCTTGCGAGAAGAAACGGAGGAACCGGTCATAGCGGCGGAGAATGGCGGAGATAtgggaaagggcacactgccttTGTAGGTGTAGACCGGAGGAATCCAACATGCTTTTTCCTTTTATCTATTTTATAccgtatattttatattttatgtatattttattttattttattactatAGCTCAACAATGGTTAGTATATTGGTTTAAAAGGTTATTCATCactatttttagcattttaagaACATGAAGTTATGTTTTACCTTCTTAAAAGGTATCTTTACCTATATTAGGAGGTAACCCCGCCTCGTGATATGCCAACTAAACTTGTAAGTCAACACAGACTTGTTACTGAGTCCACTCGGTGCCAGATCAGCATGGATTAATTAGGGATATTTACTTTCAACAACTCcccaaaccaaaccaaaccaaatacCTCGTTACCATTTTAAGCCAAACATAGTaatcaaaccaaacaaaatacCCGGTTGCCATTTTAAGCCAAACATACATccgacaaaaaccctaaatcaccCACCATGTCGGCTCCACCACCTTCCCCTGACTTCTTAAATTCATGTGAGTGTCTCAACGAGAATGACATCCATTCCATTTTCTATGATTGTGGCGAGAAAATTACAGAGGACCAAAGTGAGATGTAGCGCTTGAAGGAGCAGCTAGGTCAAAACTTCATCGTCTGTAGGGCCGACCATATTAGTCTCCAACACAAGCTGGATGACCATGACAAGAAGTTTCAACCTGTTGGTCTGGCAATGGGTGGCATGATGGTGGGATTGCTCGCGATGATGGTGGTTCTGCTCCACTTCATTATGAAGCTTGGATGAACTGTTAGtgggctagtatatatatatatatatatatatatatatatatatatatatatatatatatatatatatatatatatatatatatatatatatatatatatatatcttagttTTTGTGTTTAGGTTTTTCTGTATTTTTTTTTGCGGGATATATAGATGAACGGAAAAG
The genomic region above belongs to Lactuca sativa cultivar Salinas chromosome 4, Lsat_Salinas_v11, whole genome shotgun sequence and contains:
- the LOC111913121 gene encoding probable ubiquitin-conjugating enzyme E2 16, yielding MTGSSVSSRKVLSKIATNRLQKELTEWQINPPSGFTHKVTDNLQRWVIEVYGAQGTIYANEKYQLQVDFPENYPMEAPQVIFLHPAPLHPHIYSNGHICLDILYDSWSPAMTVGSICISILSMLSSSPAKERPEDNDRYVKNCRNGRSPKETRWWFHDDKV